The following coding sequences lie in one Musa acuminata AAA Group cultivar baxijiao chromosome BXJ3-1, Cavendish_Baxijiao_AAA, whole genome shotgun sequence genomic window:
- the LOC103999651 gene encoding protein DROOPING LEAF-like, whose amino-acid sequence MAHAHYSCEQLLGTGEEEADLLPASSILACLFFLLMDLAPPTDRLCYVRCTYCNTVLAVGVPCKRVMDTVTVKCGHCSHLSFLSPRATVQSLTPTDHRMGLQGPCSDCLRGQPSPPSSSSNSSEQMIQKPRFVMKPPEKKHRMPSAYNRFMKEEIQRIKAAKPDIPHREAFSMASKNWAKCDPRCSTTISTSSDNSSGKSQLP is encoded by the exons ATGGCGCATGCCCACTACTCCTGTGAGCAGCTCTTGGGCACGGGAGaggaggaggccgatctcctcccCGCCTCCTCCATCTTAGCTTGTCTCTTCTTCTTGCTCATGGATCTGGCACCTCCCACCGATCGCCTGTGCTACGTGCGCTGCACCTACTGCAACACTGTTCTTGCG GTTGGCGTCCCTTGCAAGCGGGTGATGGACACGGTAACCGTGAAATGTGGTCACTGCAGCCATCTCTCCTTTCTGAGCCCCAGAGCCACGGTGCAGTCCCTTACTCCCACCGATCACCGGATGGGCCTTCAG GGTCCTTGCAGTGATTGCTTGAGAGGCCAACCTTCACCTCCATCATCGTCATCGAATTCAAGTGAACAAATGATCCAGAAACCGCGATTTGTCATGAAAC CTCCGGAGAAGAAACACAGGATGCCTTCGGCTTACAATCGATTCATGAA GGAGGAAATACAACGAATCAAGGCAGCTAAACCTGATATCCCGCACCGAGAAGCTTTTAGCATGGCTTCGAAGAAT TGGGCCAAGTGTGATCCTCGTTGCTCAACTACTATTTCGACCTCCTCCGATAACAGTAGTG GAAAGAGTCAATTGCCCTAG
- the LOC135628510 gene encoding uncharacterized protein LOC135628510, translated as MVWKHEFQSVSVLMAVLLFVFPTPCAAVMSEGTAMQLAHAELVRVAGYGDERLSTVLVTGTLLCSARMHRSPGLFTSNVPGAKVAVACKTEGRRELSWAYGLTDDYGEFIVDLPSHLHANPKLEEDCIVRVLRVPKKGSFCDLVAGVRSKHIMLSSVGESIRVYTAGTLILSHRTRS; from the exons ATGGTGTGGAAGCACGAATTCCAAAGCGTCTCCGTGTTGATGGCTGTTCTTCTCTTCGTCTTCCCCACCCCATGCGCCGCGGTGATGAGCGAGGGCACGGCCATGCAGCTCGCGCACGCCGAGCTCGTCCGGGTTGCAGGATATGGAGACGAGAGGCTGTCCACCGTGCTCGTCACCGGAACCCTTCTCTGCAGTGCACGCATGCACCGAAGTCCCGGCCTCTTCACATCCAACGTCCCAG GTGCCAAGGTTGCAGTTGCATGCAAAACCGAAGGGAGAAGGGAGCTTAGCTGGGCCTATGGATTAACCGATGACTACGGAGAGTTCATTGTAGACCTCCCTTCCCATCTGCACGCAAACCCAAAGCTGGAAGAAGATTGCATTGTTAGGGTTCTTCGCGTGCCGAAGAAGGGTTCGTTCTGTGATCTTGTCGCAGGTGTACGCTCCAAACATATAATGTTGTCCTCGGTCGGAGAAAGCATCCGTGTGTATACAGCAGGAACCCTAATCTTGAGTCACAGGACCAGATCTTAA